The Fodinibius salicampi DNA window GGCTGAAGTAAATAACGGGGAATCTGAACATTCATGGTTTCCGGCGCAATGGAATAGACAACTTGTAGCCGATCATGGAAACGATGTGCTTCAATAGCGAGATACTTTTTGATGAAATCCACTTCTTCTTTCAGGGAAGATTGTTCTGGACCGGACCGGTCAAAGGTATTTTTCAAAAGCTTTTCCAACTTATCCACCATTTTTTTGGCGGTGTCCGGATCGGTAGAAATCATTTGATCTACCATACTCAGGGTATTAAATAAAAAGTGGGGCTTGATCTGAGCTCTTAAGCTGGATAAGCTGGCAAGTTCCAGCTGTGACTCTAGTTCATTTGATTTCCGTTTAATGTTGCCAAGTTCTTCATAATATTTACTCAAGCCTAACAGTACAACGAGCCCCCAATAGGTAAAAAATAAAATTGAACCAATGCTAAAAAATTGCCGAACTAAAATAGATTCGATTTGATGATATCCCATCCCAAAGAAAAATACTCCCTCCAGAAAATAGAAGATCATCAATTGAAAAACTATTAAAAAGACCGGCATGAACAGTAGGCTAAGGAGGATATGAAAAAGGATATTACTGCCACTGTTGAAAATGGGTTTACTTACAGATAACCAGTAAATGAGCGGCAGAAACAGAATTGGGGTTATAGCTATCAACCCAGAACGTACAATTAAATTATAAAAACTGGCTTCTCTACCTGCATAGAAATATAGCGCTGGTATAAACGTGGTGATAAACAAAACTGCAAAGAGTATACCCAGGAATAGACCGGTTTTAACTTTCGGGCTCTTTAATAACCGAATATTCATGCTATTCCACCTTCATATATAAGTAAATGGATAAACAATCATTATCAACTTCAGCCTTTAGTGTACTGCCAGCATATGGAGCAAGTAAATCATTTATTTCCGCAAACTGATCATCGTTCTTTAATTTACCCTCCAGCGTTTCTGCTTGTTCGATCGGGTAAAATTCAAGAACCAAATGTATAAAATCGGCATTGATCTCCGTTGATCTGCATACAACCTTCTCAACCTGCCGCGTAAAATCTGCATATCTTCCAAAAAACAACTGCTCAAAAAAGGGAGCCATCAACACCAAAGAGGGTATTTCTATATCTAAATGAAAGTCATCTATCTTTTGATGATATGATAACTCCCGCCCTAA harbors:
- a CDS encoding sensor histidine kinase, encoding MIFYFLEGVFFFGMGYHQIESILVRQFFSIGSILFFTYWGLVVLLGLSKYYEELGNIKRKSNELESQLELASLSSLRAQIKPHFLFNTLSMVDQMISTDPDTAKKMVDKLEKLLKNTFDRSGPEQSSLKEEVDFIKKYLAIEAHRFHDRLQVVYSIAPETMNVQIPRYLLQPLVENSLVHGVAKTMKKCTIKIKSESRGDNVRIAVIDDGPGLRKRSQEKDKGIGLKNVRERIRLYYGESAKLNLLSLESGGIISEILIPEKDLKANVTS